The Hymenobacter sp. DG01 genome has a segment encoding these proteins:
- the ccoN gene encoding cytochrome-c oxidase, cbb3-type subunit I codes for MQVEAIPPVAAPQSPARPHTPPRAVDTFFYDNKIVRDFGIATVVWGIIGMLVGILAAFQLARPEVNMGTAYTTFGRIRPLHTNAVIFAFVGNGIFMGVYYSLQRLCKARMFSGVLSKIHFWGWQLIIVSAVATLPLGITTSKEYAELEWPIDIAITLVWVVFGWNMFGTIARRRERHLYVGIWFYIATFLTVAVLHIVNSMALPVSFLKSYSMYAGVQDALVQWWYGHNAVAFFLTTPYLGMMYYFLPKAAERPVYSYRLSIIHFWSLIFIYIWAGPHHLLYTALPDWAQSLGVAFSVMLIAPSWGGMINGLLTLRGAWDKVREEPVLKFMVVAVTAYGMATFEGPMLSLKNVNAIAHFTDWIVAHVHVGALGWNGFLTFAILYWLWPRLYRTPLYSKKLANTHFWLGTLGILFYALPLYWAGFTQGLMWKQFNSEGMLQYSNFLETVLQIVPMYYLRGIGGVLYLSGVFFMVYNLVKTAKAGTLLAEEKAQAPALVPAELVEEHQGGHWHRWIERRPVQLSIAATVAILIGGAIEMVPTFLVRSNVPTIASVKPYTALELQGRDIYIKEGCSNCHTQMVRPFRSETERYGEYSKAGEFVYDRPFLWGSKRTGPDLHRVGGKYPHSWHYNHMLDPTSMSPGSIMPAYPWLFEQDIDYKILPAKIKALRNLGTPYAQDYDQVAVDDARRQAQGIVQELKKEDIEVKTDKEIVALIAYLQRLGTDIKVKQEPATAAAPPTPVQRALPVGPG; via the coding sequence ATGCAAGTCGAAGCCATACCGCCGGTTGCGGCGCCCCAGTCGCCGGCCCGCCCCCACACTCCCCCGCGGGCGGTTGATACCTTTTTCTACGATAACAAAATTGTCCGCGACTTTGGCATTGCCACGGTAGTATGGGGCATTATTGGCATGCTGGTGGGCATTCTGGCCGCTTTCCAGTTGGCCCGCCCCGAGGTGAACATGGGCACCGCCTACACCACCTTCGGCCGCATCCGCCCCCTGCACACCAACGCCGTGATTTTCGCCTTCGTCGGCAACGGCATCTTTATGGGGGTATACTACTCCCTGCAGCGCTTGTGCAAGGCCCGGATGTTCTCCGGGGTTCTGAGTAAAATCCACTTCTGGGGCTGGCAGCTCATCATCGTTTCGGCGGTAGCTACCCTACCCCTGGGCATTACTACCTCCAAGGAGTACGCCGAGCTGGAGTGGCCCATTGATATTGCCATTACCCTGGTGTGGGTGGTGTTCGGCTGGAACATGTTCGGGACCATTGCCCGCCGCCGCGAGCGGCACCTGTACGTGGGCATCTGGTTTTACATTGCCACCTTCCTGACGGTAGCCGTGCTGCACATCGTCAACTCGATGGCGTTGCCGGTGAGCTTCCTGAAAAGCTACTCTATGTACGCCGGCGTGCAGGATGCCCTGGTGCAGTGGTGGTACGGCCACAACGCGGTAGCCTTCTTCCTGACCACGCCTTACCTGGGCATGATGTACTACTTCCTGCCCAAGGCCGCCGAGCGCCCCGTGTACTCCTACCGCCTGAGCATCATCCACTTCTGGTCCCTGATTTTCATTTACATCTGGGCCGGACCTCACCACTTGCTTTACACGGCCCTGCCCGACTGGGCCCAGAGCCTGGGGGTAGCCTTCTCCGTCATGCTGATTGCGCCCAGCTGGGGCGGCATGATCAACGGCCTGCTCACCCTGCGCGGGGCCTGGGACAAGGTGCGCGAGGAGCCCGTGCTTAAGTTTATGGTGGTGGCCGTAACGGCCTACGGCATGGCCACCTTCGAGGGGCCGATGCTCAGCCTCAAAAACGTAAACGCCATTGCCCACTTCACCGACTGGATTGTAGCCCACGTACACGTAGGCGCCCTGGGCTGGAACGGTTTCCTGACCTTCGCCATCCTGTACTGGCTGTGGCCCCGCCTCTACCGCACGCCGCTCTACTCCAAGAAGCTCGCCAACACCCACTTCTGGCTGGGTACCCTGGGCATCCTGTTCTACGCCCTGCCTCTGTACTGGGCCGGCTTTACCCAGGGCCTGATGTGGAAGCAGTTCAACAGCGAGGGCATGCTGCAGTACAGCAACTTCCTCGAAACCGTGCTGCAGATTGTGCCCATGTACTACCTGCGCGGCATTGGCGGGGTTCTTTACCTGAGCGGGGTGTTCTTCATGGTGTATAACCTGGTGAAAACCGCCAAAGCCGGCACGCTGCTGGCCGAAGAAAAAGCCCAGGCTCCGGCCCTGGTACCCGCCGAGCTGGTAGAAGAGCACCAGGGCGGCCACTGGCACCGCTGGATTGAGCGCCGCCCCGTGCAGCTAAGCATTGCCGCCACTGTGGCCATCCTCATTGGGGGTGCCATTGAGATGGTGCCGACCTTCCTGGTGCGCAGCAACGTGCCTACCATTGCCTCCGTGAAGCCTTACACGGCACTGGAGCTGCAGGGCCGCGACATCTACATCAAGGAGGGCTGCTCGAACTGCCACACCCAGATGGTGCGCCCCTTCCGCTCCGAAACCGAGCGCTACGGCGAGTACAGCAAGGCGGGCGAGTTCGTGTACGACCGGCCCTTCCTGTGGGGCTCCAAGCGCACCGGCCCCGATTTGCACCGCGTAGGCGGCAAGTACCCGCACTCCTGGCACTACAACCACATGCTCGACCCCACCAGCATGTCGCCGGGCTCGATTATGCCGGCCTACCCCTGGCTGTTTGAGCAGGATATCGACTACAAGATTCTGCCCGCCAAAATCAAGGCCCTGCGCAACCTGGGCACTCCCTACGCCCAGGACTACGACCAGGTAGCCGTGGACGACGCCCGCCGCCAGGCCCAGGGCATTGTGCAGGAACTGAAGAAGGAAGACATCGAGGTGAAGACCGACAAGGAAATTGTGGCCCTGATTGCCTACCTCCAGCGCCTGGGCACCGACATCAAAGTAAAGCAGGAGCCCGCTACCGCCGCCGCGCCGCCTACCCCGGTCCAACGGGCTTTGCCCGTCGGACCGGGGTAG
- a CDS encoding cupin domain-containing protein, with the protein MFPSLKTGSLLQGQHTPVGPQKALVLLDKAGQKIIYKTFTAGEVMPTHHASVDVLVVVLAGRLIITQESSPVEVTTDDYVVIANGAPHSLHCLEDARILIYR; encoded by the coding sequence ATGTTCCCCTCCCTGAAAACCGGCAGCCTGCTCCAGGGCCAGCACACGCCCGTTGGCCCCCAGAAAGCCCTGGTTTTGCTCGACAAAGCCGGCCAGAAAATCATCTACAAAACCTTCACGGCCGGCGAAGTTATGCCTACGCACCACGCCAGCGTGGACGTACTGGTAGTGGTACTGGCCGGGCGGCTCATCATCACCCAGGAAAGCAGCCCGGTGGAAGTAACCACCGACGACTATGTGGTTATTGCCAACGGCGCCCCTCACTCCCTGCACTGCCTTGAAGACGCCCGCATTCTGATTTACCGCTAG
- a CDS encoding group III truncated hemoglobin — MPDIESETDIRLLVDTFYEQVNHDPLLDPVFNQVARVEWPRHLPIMYDFWSSILLGSARYHGRPFPKHLPLPIDATHFQRWLELFEATVDTLFTGPKAEEAKVRALNIATMFEYRLRQRGSLSVL; from the coding sequence ATGCCCGATATTGAATCGGAAACCGACATCCGCCTGCTGGTTGATACGTTTTACGAGCAGGTAAACCACGACCCGCTGCTGGACCCCGTGTTCAACCAGGTGGCCCGCGTAGAGTGGCCCCGGCACCTGCCCATTATGTACGATTTCTGGAGCAGCATTCTGCTGGGCTCGGCCCGCTACCATGGCCGGCCCTTCCCCAAGCACCTGCCCCTGCCTATTGATGCTACCCATTTCCAGCGCTGGCTGGAGCTGTTCGAGGCCACCGTGGACACGCTCTTCACCGGCCCCAAGGCGGAGGAGGCTAAGGTGCGCGCCCTCAACATTGCCACCATGTTCGAGTACCGGCTGCGCCAGCGCGGTTCCTTATCGGTGCTCTGA
- a CDS encoding universal stress protein: protein MATSLLLLTDFFQAAGRALAYATNLAEPLQARLVLLHVRRDSVLDPEMFSGQLSNLSREAITLALQSVTRQLRVPVVAEVGHGRVAFAVADAVSRHQPALVVLGRPDYSATPDELVQTTSLDILRAAPYPMLVVPHSVESSGPPRRLLLALDGEAFDLGQHAGPVRELLSALQAQITVVHIRRPEAATDEPSLEAALPASLGLDWPVTDTRVVSGTDPAEGILQAARPTDYDAVMLIARRRSFLGNLFHRSVTARVLLHSELPVLVLPAQ, encoded by the coding sequence ATGGCAACCTCCCTGCTTCTGCTCACCGATTTCTTTCAGGCCGCGGGCCGGGCCCTGGCCTATGCCACCAACCTGGCCGAGCCCCTGCAGGCGCGCCTGGTGCTGCTGCATGTGCGCCGCGACTCTGTGCTGGACCCCGAAATGTTCAGCGGGCAACTCTCCAATCTCAGCCGCGAGGCCATTACCCTGGCCTTGCAAAGCGTGACGCGGCAGCTGCGGGTGCCGGTGGTAGCCGAAGTAGGCCACGGCCGGGTAGCTTTTGCCGTGGCCGATGCCGTCAGCCGCCATCAGCCGGCCCTGGTAGTGCTCGGGCGCCCTGACTATAGTGCTACCCCCGACGAGTTGGTGCAAACTACCTCCCTGGATATTCTGCGGGCCGCGCCCTACCCCATGCTGGTAGTGCCCCACAGCGTGGAGAGCAGCGGCCCGCCCCGGCGCCTGCTGCTGGCCCTGGACGGCGAAGCCTTCGACCTGGGTCAGCACGCCGGCCCGGTGCGCGAGCTGCTCTCGGCCCTGCAGGCCCAGATAACCGTAGTGCACATCCGCCGCCCCGAAGCGGCTACCGACGAGCCCAGCCTGGAAGCTGCCCTGCCGGCAAGCCTGGGGCTCGACTGGCCGGTTACCGATACCCGGGTAGTAAGCGGGACCGACCCGGCCGAGGGTATTCTGCAGGCTGCCCGCCCCACCGACTACGATGCCGTAATGCTGATTGCCCGGCGGCGCAGCTTCCTGGGCAACCTGTTCCACCGCAGCGTTACGGCCCGGGTGCTGCTTCACAGCGAGTTGCCGGTGCTGGTGCTACCCGCCCAATAG
- a CDS encoding response regulator gives MKTILLIEDNDLIRENTAELLELAGYAVLTAENGKQGVEQALATRPDLVVCDIMMPVLDGYGVLQIFNQNPQLSGVPFIFLTAKTERTDQRRGMELGADDYLTKPFDETELLSAITGRLNRFRHLKPDYDLQQPGALTEFLDDASAVGKLSDLVADRRPHTLRKKQEVYVEGDEPTRLYFVQEGRVKTVRRTAAGKELITGVYGAGEFFGYLPLLQQTPHDDTAVVLDDATLLYIPREDFTQLVHRNPAVGQQFIRLLAGRVSEREQQLVGMAYNSLRRRVADTLLRMHEEAGATPEALIQLSRDDMAAVVGTAPESLIRTLSEFKQDGLVELTPKGIRVLQPQKLRQPNW, from the coding sequence ATGAAGACCATTCTGCTGATTGAAGACAACGACCTGATTCGGGAAAATACGGCGGAGCTGCTGGAGCTGGCTGGCTACGCGGTGCTGACGGCCGAAAACGGCAAGCAGGGAGTGGAACAGGCCCTGGCTACCCGCCCCGACCTGGTGGTGTGCGACATTATGATGCCCGTGCTGGATGGCTACGGCGTGCTGCAGATTTTCAACCAGAACCCCCAACTCTCGGGGGTGCCTTTCATCTTCCTGACCGCCAAAACCGAGCGCACCGACCAGCGCCGGGGCATGGAGCTGGGCGCAGATGATTACCTGACCAAGCCCTTCGATGAAACGGAGCTGCTGAGCGCCATTACCGGACGCCTCAACCGCTTCCGCCACCTCAAGCCCGACTACGACCTGCAGCAGCCCGGCGCCCTTACTGAGTTTCTGGACGATGCTTCGGCCGTGGGCAAGCTCTCTGACCTGGTGGCCGACCGGCGGCCTCATACCTTGCGCAAAAAGCAGGAAGTGTACGTGGAGGGCGACGAGCCCACGCGCCTGTACTTTGTGCAGGAAGGCCGGGTAAAAACCGTGCGCCGCACCGCCGCCGGCAAAGAGCTGATTACGGGCGTGTACGGGGCCGGCGAGTTTTTCGGCTACCTGCCCCTGCTGCAGCAAACCCCGCATGACGACACGGCCGTGGTGCTCGACGACGCGACCCTGCTTTACATCCCGCGCGAGGATTTCACCCAGCTGGTGCACCGCAACCCCGCCGTGGGTCAGCAGTTTATCCGGCTGCTGGCGGGCCGCGTGAGTGAGCGGGAGCAGCAGCTGGTAGGCATGGCCTATAACTCCCTGCGCCGCCGGGTGGCCGATACGCTGCTGCGCATGCACGAGGAAGCCGGCGCCACCCCGGAAGCCCTCATTCAGCTCTCCCGCGACGACATGGCCGCCGTAGTTGGCACCGCTCCCGAATCCCTGATCCGGACTCTGAGCGAGTTCAAGCAGGATGGTCTGGTAGAATTGACGCCCAAAGGAATTCGGGTGCTGCAGCCTCAGAAGCTGCGCCAGCCCAACTGGTAG
- a CDS encoding heavy metal translocating P-type ATPase metal-binding domain-containing protein produces MPTLASAPTPVRVACSHCGDECPDQPIRLAARPELHFCCQGCQAVYELLDQSNLCTYYRLDDKPGQKVKDVELPGRFDYLEVESVQGQLLAFRSDTLARLTLSIPQMHCASCIWLLENLFRLNPGITASRVNFLRKELTVSYNPTATTLKDVVKLLASVGYEPQITLAELGAQPHHAGRTLYYQLGLAAFAFGNVMLMAFPDYFSFTEQLQASFGRFFGWLSVLLSLPVLLVSARGFYRSAWQGLRQRYINLDFPISLGLTALFLTSLYDIATGRGPGYLDSFTGLVFFMLIGKWVQQRTYDALRFDRDFTSYFPVAVTLLGPGGQEQSVPVRELRAGQRIRVRHQEIVPADAVLLRGQGQIDYSFVTGESVPVARTSGEVVYAGGRQVGEAVELEVVREVSQGYLTQLWNNPAFQKEEKATLETYANRVGRYFVAVTLVLALGAVAYWQLQGQPVMALRAFTSVLVIACPCALSLATPFALGAALRALGRRKLYLKNSGVVETLGRADTIVFDKTGTLTDVKRSEVEYRGPALSPAQQQALAAVVGQSTHPLSQRLAAELPAALAVVENFREVPGQGLTGTVGGMDVRVGSEAFVGVGSAAPAAPVPEAPAATSDALQSRVYVRLEGVQGCYLLRNVYREELRPVLAELGQHYHLAVLSGDNDTEQDRLRALFGPEAELHFRQSPQQKLDYIAHLKQQGRTVIMVGDGLNDAGALQQADAGIALTDTLTNFSPACDAILDAGSFGRLATFLKFSQDCLQVVLGTFVLSFCYNGIGLGLAVQGRFTPIVSAILMPISSLSVMVFATLLVRYAAHRRHL; encoded by the coding sequence GTGCCTACTCTTGCCTCTGCCCCTACCCCCGTCCGCGTTGCCTGCTCGCACTGCGGCGACGAGTGCCCCGACCAGCCCATCCGGCTGGCGGCCCGGCCCGAGCTGCATTTCTGCTGCCAGGGCTGCCAGGCCGTGTACGAGCTGCTCGACCAAAGCAACCTGTGCACCTACTACCGCCTCGACGACAAGCCGGGCCAGAAAGTAAAGGACGTGGAGCTGCCCGGCCGCTTCGACTACCTGGAGGTGGAGTCGGTGCAGGGGCAGCTGCTGGCGTTTCGCTCCGACACGCTGGCCCGCCTCACCCTGAGCATTCCGCAGATGCACTGCGCCTCCTGCATCTGGCTGCTCGAAAACCTGTTCAGGCTCAACCCCGGCATCACGGCTTCGCGGGTAAATTTCCTGCGCAAAGAGCTTACCGTCAGCTACAATCCCACGGCCACTACCCTCAAAGACGTGGTGAAGCTGCTGGCTTCGGTGGGCTATGAACCTCAAATTACCCTGGCCGAGCTGGGCGCCCAGCCCCACCACGCGGGCCGCACGCTCTACTACCAGCTCGGTCTGGCGGCGTTTGCCTTCGGCAATGTGATGCTGATGGCCTTCCCCGACTACTTTTCCTTCACGGAGCAGCTGCAGGCCTCGTTCGGGCGGTTTTTTGGGTGGCTGAGCGTGCTGCTGAGCTTGCCGGTGCTGCTGGTGAGTGCGCGCGGCTTCTACCGCTCGGCCTGGCAGGGGCTGCGCCAACGCTACATCAACCTCGATTTTCCCATCAGCCTGGGCCTGACGGCCCTGTTCCTGACCAGCCTCTACGACATTGCCACCGGGCGTGGCCCCGGCTACCTAGATTCGTTTACGGGCCTCGTGTTTTTCATGCTGATTGGCAAGTGGGTGCAGCAGCGCACCTACGACGCCCTGCGCTTCGACCGGGACTTCACCTCCTACTTTCCGGTGGCCGTCACGCTGCTCGGGCCGGGCGGGCAGGAGCAGTCGGTGCCGGTGCGGGAGCTGCGGGCAGGCCAGCGGATACGGGTGCGCCACCAGGAAATTGTGCCGGCCGATGCCGTGCTGCTGCGCGGACAGGGCCAGATTGACTACAGCTTCGTGACGGGCGAAAGCGTGCCGGTGGCGCGCACCTCGGGCGAGGTGGTGTACGCTGGCGGCCGGCAGGTAGGCGAGGCCGTGGAGCTGGAAGTAGTGCGCGAGGTGTCGCAGGGCTACCTCACCCAGCTCTGGAACAACCCCGCCTTCCAGAAGGAGGAAAAGGCTACCCTGGAAACCTACGCGAACCGTGTGGGCCGCTACTTCGTGGCCGTGACCCTGGTGCTGGCCCTGGGCGCGGTGGCCTACTGGCAGCTGCAGGGCCAGCCCGTTATGGCCTTGCGGGCCTTTACCTCGGTGCTGGTTATTGCCTGTCCCTGCGCCCTCTCGCTGGCTACGCCATTTGCCCTGGGCGCCGCGTTGCGGGCGCTAGGGCGCCGCAAGCTCTACCTCAAAAACTCAGGGGTAGTGGAAACCCTGGGCCGCGCCGATACCATCGTGTTCGACAAAACCGGCACCCTCACCGATGTGAAGCGCTCCGAGGTGGAATACCGCGGCCCGGCCCTGAGCCCGGCCCAGCAGCAGGCCCTGGCCGCCGTGGTAGGGCAGTCAACCCACCCCCTGAGCCAGCGCCTGGCCGCCGAGCTGCCCGCCGCCCTGGCCGTGGTGGAGAACTTCCGGGAAGTGCCGGGCCAGGGCCTGACGGGCACCGTAGGCGGAATGGATGTGCGGGTGGGGTCGGAGGCGTTTGTGGGGGTAGGAAGCGCCGCCCCAGCAGCCCCAGTACCGGAAGCTCCCGCTGCCACTTCCGATGCGCTGCAGTCCCGTGTGTACGTGCGCCTGGAGGGGGTGCAGGGCTGCTACCTGCTGCGCAACGTGTACCGCGAGGAGCTGCGCCCGGTGCTGGCCGAGCTGGGGCAGCACTACCACCTGGCGGTGCTCTCCGGCGACAACGACACGGAGCAGGACCGCCTGCGCGCCTTGTTCGGCCCCGAGGCGGAGCTGCACTTCCGGCAGTCGCCCCAGCAGAAGCTCGACTACATTGCCCACCTCAAGCAGCAGGGCCGCACCGTCATCATGGTCGGTGATGGGCTCAACGACGCGGGCGCCCTGCAACAGGCCGACGCCGGCATTGCCCTCACCGATACGCTCACCAACTTCTCCCCCGCCTGCGACGCCATTCTGGACGCCGGCAGCTTTGGCCGCCTGGCCACCTTCCTGAAGTTTTCTCAGGACTGCCTGCAGGTGGTGCTGGGCACGTTTGTGCTCTCCTTCTGCTACAACGGCATCGGGCTGGGCCTGGCCGTGCAGGGCAGGTTCACGCCCATTGTGTCGGCCATTCTGATGCCCATCAGCTCCCTGAGCGTGATGGTATTTGCCACCCTGCTGGTGCGCTACGCCGCCCACCGGCGCCACCTCTAA
- the ccoS gene encoding cbb3-type cytochrome oxidase assembly protein CcoS, with the protein MNIIFLLIGISLVVALLFLGGFFWAVRSGQYEDDYTPSVRILFEDEDPTPTPPH; encoded by the coding sequence ATGAATATTATCTTTCTGCTAATCGGTATCAGCCTGGTAGTGGCCCTGTTGTTTTTGGGCGGCTTTTTCTGGGCCGTGCGCTCGGGTCAGTACGAAGACGACTACACGCCCTCGGTGCGCATACTGTTTGAGGACGAGGACCCCACCCCAACCCCTCCCCACTAG
- a CDS encoding PAS domain-containing sensor histidine kinase, with amino-acid sequence MPLPFASGSLTDILFAQAKDFIGLYDVELGWFTHVNPAGYQLLGYPSAPALLTDPARSLRSRQLTPAEWDQLREQVLRTGHQEMDVELRRQDGSTFWASMELHSLTLEERLHFLVRITDTDRLRATERRLSQSVGRFEAVFAHATIGIIVCNRQGDIVLANEKAQELFGYPAGTLLGQRIDVLVPDAVSHRHEQLRASFNANPQVRAMGHNRDLQARRRDGSVFPVEVSLSYFHLEDELFVVSYVIDITFKKEAERELIDQRQRVERLNAELEQKVTDRTHALLTTLAQLEKRTEELGQALRAEQELGELKSRFVSMASHEFRTPLTAVLTSTALIEKYPGTEQQDKRVKHLQRIRASVNHLNDILEEFLSVGRIEEGRIEARPVQLDLPALLQETIADLQGLRKAGQTIVPELECTQLVRLDPSLLRKILVNLLSNALKYSGEGSEVRVRAECHPHQVLIRVQDQGVGISEEDQQHLFERFFRARNVANVPGTGLGLYIIAKYLELMGGTIALESQVGAGTTVTVTIPL; translated from the coding sequence ATGCCCCTTCCCTTCGCTTCTGGTTCACTTACTGATATTCTCTTTGCGCAAGCCAAGGACTTTATTGGGCTTTATGACGTTGAGCTGGGCTGGTTTACCCACGTAAATCCGGCCGGTTACCAGCTGCTGGGCTACCCCTCGGCCCCGGCCCTGCTCACTGACCCGGCCCGCTCCCTCCGTTCCCGGCAGCTGACACCGGCCGAGTGGGACCAGCTGCGCGAGCAGGTGCTGCGCACCGGCCATCAGGAGATGGACGTAGAGCTGCGCCGCCAGGACGGCAGCACGTTCTGGGCCAGCATGGAGCTGCATAGCCTTACCCTGGAGGAGCGCCTTCATTTTCTGGTCCGGATAACGGATACCGACCGCCTGCGGGCCACTGAGCGCCGCCTCAGCCAGAGCGTGGGCCGCTTCGAGGCCGTGTTTGCCCACGCCACCATCGGCATTATCGTGTGCAACCGGCAGGGCGATATTGTGCTGGCCAACGAAAAGGCTCAGGAGCTGTTCGGCTACCCCGCGGGCACGCTGCTGGGCCAGCGCATTGATGTGCTGGTGCCCGATGCCGTGAGCCACCGCCACGAGCAGCTCCGGGCCTCTTTCAACGCCAACCCCCAGGTGCGGGCCATGGGCCACAACCGCGACCTGCAGGCCCGGCGCCGCGACGGTTCGGTGTTTCCGGTGGAAGTCAGCCTGAGCTATTTTCACCTCGAAGACGAACTGTTCGTGGTGTCCTACGTCATCGACATCACCTTTAAGAAGGAAGCCGAGCGGGAGCTGATTGACCAGCGCCAGCGCGTGGAGCGCCTCAACGCCGAGCTGGAGCAGAAAGTCACGGACCGCACCCACGCCTTGCTCACCACCCTGGCCCAGTTGGAAAAGCGCACCGAGGAGCTCGGCCAGGCCCTGCGGGCCGAGCAGGAGCTCGGGGAGCTGAAGTCGCGCTTCGTGAGCATGGCCTCCCACGAGTTCCGGACTCCGCTCACGGCCGTACTCACCTCCACGGCCCTGATTGAGAAGTACCCCGGCACCGAGCAGCAGGACAAGCGTGTGAAGCATCTGCAGCGCATCCGGGCCTCCGTAAATCACCTCAACGACATCCTGGAGGAGTTTTTGTCGGTAGGCCGCATTGAGGAAGGCCGCATTGAGGCCCGGCCCGTGCAGCTCGATTTGCCGGCTCTGCTCCAGGAAACCATTGCCGACCTGCAGGGTCTGCGCAAGGCCGGCCAGACCATTGTGCCCGAGCTGGAATGCACCCAGCTGGTACGCCTCGACCCCTCCCTGCTGCGCAAAATTCTGGTGAACCTACTCTCCAACGCCCTGAAATACTCAGGCGAGGGCTCCGAGGTGCGGGTGCGTGCCGAGTGCCACCCCCACCAGGTGCTGATTCGGGTGCAGGACCAGGGCGTGGGCATCTCGGAGGAAGACCAGCAGCATTTGTTTGAACGCTTCTTCCGGGCCCGAAACGTGGCCAACGTGCCCGGCACGGGCCTGGGCCTCTATATTATTGCCAAGTACCTGGAGCTGATGGGCGGCACCATTGCCCTGGAAAGCCAGGTAGGCGCAGGCACCACCGTCACTGTTACCATTCCTCTCTGA
- a CDS encoding cbb3-type cytochrome c oxidase N-terminal domain-containing protein produces MRRLPYLLTGAGALLLSASAALAQAADAATPTPTPAAEPKLLLFWFLVGVLALVLLVFLVLFVAIVAQMRPQLRRVYELPSVRRSWSGKVLGLLVGDPTLVRGEVRDEILDHDYDGIHEFDNDLPPWWKYSFYVTIVFAIGYLGYYHVAQAGQLSQAEYETEMQQAALLVSPDADDPNKLTTYEALASAADISSGKTLFASNCAACHGQNAEGKVGPNLTDEYWLHGGEVNHVYKTIKFGVQGKGMVAWKGKLSGKQILQVSSYILSLQGTKPAGAKEPQGEKEAPTKPVAKL; encoded by the coding sequence ATGAGACGACTACCTTACCTTTTGACCGGAGCCGGAGCCCTGCTGCTAAGCGCGTCGGCGGCCCTGGCCCAGGCCGCCGACGCGGCCACCCCTACCCCCACCCCGGCCGCCGAGCCCAAGCTGCTGCTGTTCTGGTTTCTGGTGGGTGTGCTGGCCCTGGTGCTGCTGGTGTTTCTGGTGCTGTTTGTGGCCATTGTGGCTCAGATGCGGCCCCAGCTGCGCCGGGTGTATGAGCTACCCTCGGTGCGCCGCTCCTGGAGTGGCAAGGTGCTGGGCCTGCTGGTAGGCGACCCCACCCTGGTACGGGGCGAGGTGCGCGACGAAATTCTGGACCACGACTACGATGGCATCCACGAGTTCGACAACGACCTGCCGCCCTGGTGGAAGTATAGCTTCTACGTGACCATTGTGTTTGCCATCGGGTACCTGGGCTACTACCACGTAGCGCAGGCCGGGCAGCTCAGCCAAGCCGAGTACGAAACGGAAATGCAGCAGGCCGCCCTGCTCGTCTCGCCCGACGCCGACGACCCCAACAAGCTGACCACCTACGAGGCCCTGGCTTCGGCGGCCGATATCAGCAGCGGTAAAACGCTGTTCGCCAGCAACTGCGCTGCCTGTCACGGCCAGAACGCCGAGGGCAAGGTAGGCCCTAACCTCACCGATGAATACTGGCTGCACGGCGGCGAGGTAAACCACGTCTATAAAACCATCAAGTTTGGGGTGCAGGGCAAGGGCATGGTGGCCTGGAAAGGCAAGCTCTCGGGCAAGCAGATTCTGCAGGTCAGCTCCTACATCCTGAGCCTGCAAGGCACCAAACCTGCCGGCGCCAAAGAGCCCCAGGGCGAGAAGGAAGCCCCCACCAAGCCCGTAGCCAAGCTCTAA